One Luteibacter sp. 9135 DNA segment encodes these proteins:
- a CDS encoding M24 family metallopeptidase yields MNAQIGHLGIERARAACMPWTALAPRIGTDEYLGRLARAQRLLEATGADALLVTAGTSLRYFTGIPWGATERLVGMLLPRQGDAVLICPAFEEGSLQAELAHPLPMLFWEEHEDPHALVASCMASRGARTLALDPAAPFGVFSGLAAALGTRDIVDATPVIDGCRACKSPAELGLMKQATAMTLKVQALAAGMLQEGIAAGEVKRFIDTAHRALGADNGSTFCIVQFGTATSFPHGVPGEQYLEQDQVVLIDTGCSVAGYQSDITRTYVFGTPDAEQSRIWDLERAAQQAAFDAVRPGVACADVDAAARRVIEAGGLGPDYRLPGLPHRTGHGCGMAIHEAPYLVRGNQAPLAPGNCCSDEPMIVIPGRFGIRLEDHFYVTDDGGAWFTAPSPSIDQPFA; encoded by the coding sequence ATGAACGCACAGATCGGACACCTGGGTATCGAACGTGCGCGTGCCGCGTGCATGCCGTGGACCGCGCTCGCCCCGCGCATCGGCACCGACGAATACCTGGGCCGGCTGGCGCGTGCGCAGCGCCTGCTGGAGGCCACGGGAGCCGATGCGCTACTGGTCACCGCGGGCACGTCGCTGCGCTATTTCACCGGTATTCCCTGGGGCGCCACGGAACGTCTGGTCGGCATGCTGCTGCCCCGGCAGGGCGATGCGGTGCTGATCTGTCCGGCCTTCGAGGAGGGCTCGTTGCAGGCCGAACTGGCGCATCCGCTGCCGATGCTGTTCTGGGAAGAACACGAGGACCCGCACGCGCTGGTTGCCTCGTGCATGGCATCGCGTGGCGCACGCACGCTGGCGCTCGACCCGGCGGCACCCTTCGGCGTGTTCTCCGGCCTGGCCGCCGCGCTGGGCACACGCGACATCGTGGATGCCACGCCGGTGATCGATGGCTGCCGTGCCTGCAAGTCGCCCGCCGAGCTGGGGCTGATGAAGCAGGCCACGGCGATGACGCTGAAGGTGCAGGCCCTGGCCGCCGGCATGCTGCAGGAAGGCATCGCCGCGGGCGAGGTGAAGCGCTTCATCGACACCGCGCATCGCGCGCTCGGCGCGGACAACGGCTCCACCTTCTGCATCGTGCAGTTCGGCACGGCCACGTCCTTCCCGCATGGCGTGCCCGGCGAGCAATACCTCGAACAGGACCAGGTGGTGCTGATCGACACCGGGTGCAGCGTGGCGGGCTACCAGTCCGACATCACCCGAACCTATGTCTTCGGCACGCCGGATGCCGAGCAGTCGCGCATCTGGGATCTAGAGCGCGCCGCGCAACAGGCCGCCTTCGACGCGGTGCGGCCCGGCGTGGCCTGTGCCGACGTGGATGCCGCGGCACGTCGCGTGATCGAGGCCGGCGGCCTGGGTCCGGATTATCGCCTGCCCGGTCTGCCCCACCGCACCGGACACGGTTGCGGCATGGCCATCCACGAAGCACCCTATCTGGTGCGTGGCAACCAGGCGCCGCTCGCGCCGGGCAACTGCTGCAGCGACGAACCGATGATCGTCATCCCAGGGCGCTTCGGCATCCGGCTGGAAGATCATTTCTACGTGACCGACGACGGCGGCGCCTGGTTCACCGCGCCGTCGCCGTCGATCGACCAACCGTTTGCGTGA
- a CDS encoding 4-hydroxyproline epimerase, whose translation MHRIDFIDSHTGGEPTRVVLSGFPDLGDGPLAARLQRMRAQHDTWRQAIACEPRGSDTMVGALLVEPTDPTACAGVIFFNNVGYLGMCGHGSIGLVRTLQHLGRIAPGRHRLETPVGMVGVELLDDGRVAIENVESYRHRRSVSVDVAGYGSITGDVAWGGNWFFITGETPLPLTLANQRGLTAYTEAIRASLEHAGITGAGGQEIDHIELNSHDPEGGNDARNFVLCPGMAYDRSPCGTGTSAKVACLAADGKLDPGQVWHQAGILGSVFEATYRHGERGVLPRITGSAHVTMQGTLLIDEADPLAWGIGAA comes from the coding sequence ATGCATCGAATCGACTTCATCGACTCCCACACCGGCGGCGAACCCACGCGTGTCGTTCTTTCCGGTTTTCCCGATCTCGGCGACGGCCCGCTGGCCGCGCGACTGCAGCGCATGCGCGCGCAACACGACACCTGGCGGCAGGCGATCGCCTGCGAACCGCGCGGCTCGGACACCATGGTGGGCGCCCTGCTGGTAGAGCCGACCGATCCCACGGCCTGTGCCGGGGTGATCTTCTTCAACAACGTTGGCTACCTGGGCATGTGCGGACACGGCAGCATCGGCCTGGTACGCACCTTGCAGCACCTGGGCCGCATCGCGCCGGGGCGCCATCGCCTGGAAACGCCGGTGGGCATGGTGGGCGTCGAACTGCTCGACGACGGCCGCGTGGCCATCGAAAACGTCGAGAGCTACCGTCACCGCCGCAGCGTGTCGGTCGATGTCGCGGGCTACGGCAGCATCACCGGTGACGTCGCCTGGGGCGGCAACTGGTTCTTCATCACGGGCGAAACGCCGCTGCCGCTCACGCTGGCCAACCAGCGCGGGCTCACCGCGTACACCGAAGCCATCCGCGCCAGCCTGGAGCACGCCGGCATCACCGGTGCGGGCGGTCAGGAAATCGATCACATCGAACTCAACAGCCACGACCCCGAGGGCGGCAACGACGCACGCAACTTCGTCCTCTGCCCGGGCATGGCCTACGACCGTTCGCCGTGCGGCACCGGCACCAGCGCGAAGGTGGCCTGCCTGGCCGCCGACGGCAAGCTCGATCCGGGCCAGGTCTGGCATCAGGCAGGCATCCTGGGCAGCGTCTTCGAGGCCACCTACCGGCACGGCGAGCGCGGCGTCTTGCCCCGGATCACCGGCAGTGCCCATGTCACGATGCAAGGCACCCTGCTGATCGATGAGGCCGACCCGCTGGCCTGGGGTATCGGCGCCGCGTGA
- a CDS encoding (2Fe-2S)-binding protein — protein MSGHVRIVIDGLPVEVPERISVAAALLGLERPFRRSVGGQHRAAVCGMGVCFECRVGIDGLAQQRACQVTVREGMRVDTDA, from the coding sequence ATGAGCGGGCATGTACGCATCGTGATAGACGGCCTGCCGGTCGAGGTGCCGGAGCGGATCAGCGTCGCCGCCGCGCTGCTCGGCCTGGAACGGCCGTTCCGCCGCTCGGTCGGCGGACAACATCGCGCCGCCGTGTGCGGCATGGGCGTGTGTTTCGAGTGCCGTGTGGGCATCGACGGCCTGGCGCAGCAACGCGCCTGCCAGGTCACCGTGCGCGAGGGCATGAGGGTGGATACCGATGCATGA
- a CDS encoding dihydrodipicolinate synthase family protein gives MSNTSLWHGVLPAITTPFTADGQIDHDFLAKHAVQMIDAGCKGIVPLGSLGEAATLSFDDKTAVLRTLVKALDGRAPVIPGIASLSTDEAVRLAKEAKAIGCAGLMVLPPYVYSTDWREMSAHAKAVIAATDLPCMLYNNPVAYKTDFTPEQMAELAGQHANLQAVKESSGDVRRFAAIRALVGDRLQLLVGMDDALVEGVSMGAVGWVAGLVNAYPAESVKLFELARDGGAKAAESLYAWFLPLLRLDTVPTFVQLIKLVQARVGMGSETVRAPRLPVVGAEREYAMKVIDHAIATRPGL, from the coding sequence ATGAGCAACACATCCCTCTGGCACGGCGTCCTTCCCGCCATCACCACCCCGTTCACGGCCGACGGCCAGATCGACCACGACTTCCTCGCCAAGCATGCCGTGCAGATGATCGACGCCGGCTGCAAGGGCATCGTACCGCTCGGTTCGCTGGGCGAAGCGGCCACCCTGAGCTTCGACGACAAGACGGCGGTGCTGCGCACGCTGGTCAAGGCCCTCGACGGCCGCGCACCGGTGATCCCGGGCATCGCCTCGCTGTCCACCGACGAGGCCGTTCGCCTTGCCAAGGAAGCCAAGGCCATCGGCTGCGCCGGCCTGATGGTGCTGCCGCCGTACGTGTACTCGACCGACTGGCGCGAGATGAGCGCGCACGCCAAGGCCGTGATCGCCGCGACCGACCTGCCCTGCATGCTCTACAACAACCCGGTGGCCTACAAGACCGATTTCACGCCCGAGCAGATGGCCGAACTGGCCGGCCAGCACGCCAACCTGCAGGCCGTGAAGGAATCCTCGGGCGACGTGCGTCGCTTCGCCGCCATCCGCGCGCTCGTGGGCGATCGCCTGCAGCTGCTGGTCGGCATGGACGATGCGCTGGTGGAAGGCGTGAGCATGGGTGCGGTGGGCTGGGTGGCTGGCCTGGTCAACGCGTATCCGGCGGAATCGGTGAAGCTGTTCGAGCTGGCCCGCGACGGTGGCGCCAAGGCGGCGGAATCGCTGTATGCCTGGTTCCTGCCGCTGCTGCGCCTGGATACCGTGCCCACCTTCGTGCAGCTGATCAAGCTGGTACAGGCGCGCGTGGGCATGGGCAGCGAAACCGTACGCGCCCCGCGCCTGCCGGTAGTCGGTGCCGAGCGCGAATACGCCATGAAGGTGATCGACCACGCGATCGCCACCCGGCCGGGGCTCTGA
- a CDS encoding phosphatase PAP2 family protein: MNPWHAITAFGDSALLLPLIAWMGLCLLVPPLRVRDARRWAVAVVFAGGIVCLSKLLFMGWGVGPAELDYTGFSGHTTLALLVWPSLAALLARDGALLVRRGAIALATCLGVAVAVSRLALKVHSPSEVVLGAVLGVAVMAWFVRGVAPRAELPAPRRRHVALLLGLGALAITVACHGRVFPSQHILKDIAQWLSGHGEVFTRRLRQDSP, translated from the coding sequence ATGAACCCGTGGCACGCCATCACCGCCTTCGGCGACAGCGCCCTGCTGCTCCCCCTGATCGCCTGGATGGGCCTGTGCCTGCTGGTGCCGCCGTTGCGCGTGCGCGATGCGCGGCGATGGGCGGTCGCGGTGGTGTTCGCCGGCGGCATCGTCTGCCTGTCCAAGCTGCTCTTCATGGGCTGGGGCGTCGGCCCCGCCGAACTCGACTACACGGGCTTCAGCGGGCATACCACGCTGGCGCTGCTGGTCTGGCCCTCGCTGGCCGCCTTGCTCGCACGCGATGGGGCGCTGCTCGTTCGCCGCGGCGCCATCGCGCTGGCCACGTGCCTCGGTGTGGCCGTTGCCGTATCGCGGCTGGCCCTGAAGGTGCACAGCCCGTCGGAAGTCGTGCTCGGCGCGGTACTCGGCGTGGCGGTCATGGCGTGGTTCGTGCGCGGCGTGGCGCCTCGGGCCGAGCTGCCGGCGCCACGACGTCGCCACGTCGCGCTGCTGTTGGGCCTGGGAGCGCTGGCGATCACCGTGGCCTGCCATGGCCGCGTGTTTCCGTCCCAGCACATCCTCAAGGACATCGCGCAATGGCTGAGCGGCCACGGCGAGGTCTTCACCCGTCGCCTTCGACAGGACTCGCCATGA
- a CDS encoding aldehyde dehydrogenase family protein — translation MSDQPQVLIGGRWRAADAPTGTFRAEDPTRGEAIGPAFPISGAADAEAALVAAVSVAADLAALPPECIADFLERYAEGIDADAETLVALATAETALPAEPRLRSVELPRASGQLRQAARAVREQAWSDATIDTASGLRAHRAPLGKPVLVFGPNNFPFAFNAVAGSDFASAIAARNPVIAKAHPSHPSTSRRLAQIARDAVQAAGLPPASVQLLYHFDNATGAALAGDSRLGAIGFTGSRTGGLALKQAADAAGVPIYAEMSSVNPVFLLPGALAEGADALAEAFFTSCTMGSGQFCTNPGIVVVPAGAAGDAFVAAATRRFADAAPRPLFSRGVLDSLSRAVAGLTAAGATVLAGGGPGKDAGYRFQPTLLSVHAEAFLKNARALQAEAFGPVSLLVRVDDDVAFAGVAEAFEGNLTGTLYRAADGRDDALWQAIARHLRPRVGRLIANRMPTGVAVSAAMNHGGPFPATSHAGFTAVGMPAAIHRFTALHSYDNVPDALLPADLRDRNPGGVQRRIDGRWTTADVGADA, via the coding sequence ATGAGCGACCAGCCGCAGGTACTGATCGGCGGACGGTGGCGCGCGGCCGATGCGCCCACCGGGACGTTCCGCGCCGAGGATCCCACGCGGGGTGAAGCGATCGGGCCGGCCTTCCCGATCAGTGGCGCGGCGGATGCGGAGGCGGCCCTCGTGGCCGCCGTCTCGGTTGCCGCCGACCTCGCGGCGCTGCCGCCGGAATGCATCGCCGATTTCCTCGAGCGCTACGCCGAGGGCATCGACGCCGACGCGGAGACGCTGGTCGCGCTGGCCACGGCCGAGACGGCGTTGCCGGCGGAGCCGCGCCTGCGCTCGGTGGAACTGCCCCGCGCCAGCGGCCAGTTGCGCCAGGCGGCACGCGCGGTGCGCGAGCAGGCCTGGAGCGATGCCACGATCGATACGGCCAGCGGGCTGCGTGCGCATCGCGCGCCGCTGGGCAAGCCGGTGCTGGTGTTCGGGCCCAACAACTTCCCCTTCGCCTTCAACGCCGTGGCCGGCAGCGATTTCGCGTCCGCCATCGCGGCCCGCAACCCGGTGATCGCCAAGGCGCATCCGTCGCACCCGTCCACCTCGCGGCGACTGGCGCAGATCGCGCGCGATGCCGTGCAGGCAGCCGGCCTGCCGCCCGCGTCGGTGCAGCTGCTCTACCACTTCGACAACGCGACGGGCGCGGCCCTGGCGGGCGATTCGCGTCTGGGCGCGATCGGCTTCACCGGCAGTCGTACCGGTGGCCTCGCCCTGAAGCAGGCCGCCGATGCGGCGGGCGTGCCCATCTACGCCGAGATGTCCAGCGTCAACCCGGTGTTCCTGCTGCCGGGCGCGCTGGCCGAGGGTGCGGATGCCCTGGCGGAGGCGTTCTTCACCTCCTGCACCATGGGCAGCGGCCAGTTCTGCACCAACCCCGGCATCGTGGTGGTACCGGCGGGTGCCGCCGGCGACGCCTTCGTCGCCGCGGCCACGCGTCGTTTCGCCGACGCCGCGCCGCGGCCGTTGTTTTCCCGGGGTGTCCTCGACAGCCTGAGCCGCGCCGTCGCCGGGTTGACCGCGGCCGGCGCGACCGTGCTCGCCGGCGGAGGCCCCGGCAAGGACGCCGGCTACCGTTTCCAGCCGACGCTGCTGAGCGTGCACGCCGAGGCGTTCCTGAAGAATGCACGTGCCCTGCAGGCCGAGGCGTTCGGCCCGGTCAGCCTGCTGGTCCGCGTGGACGACGACGTGGCGTTCGCTGGCGTGGCGGAGGCGTTCGAGGGCAACCTCACCGGCACGCTCTACCGCGCGGCCGACGGCCGCGACGACGCGCTATGGCAAGCCATCGCACGTCACCTGCGGCCGCGCGTGGGTCGTCTGATCGCCAACCGCATGCCCACCGGCGTGGCGGTCAGCGCCGCGATGAACCATGGCGGGCCCTTCCCCGCCACCAGCCATGCCGGGTTCACCGCCGTCGGCATGCCCGCGGCCATCCATCGCTTCACCGCGCTGCACAGCTACGACAACGTCCCCGACGCGCTGCTGCCGGCGGACCTGCGCGACCGCAACCCCGGCGGCGTGCAGCGCCGGATCGACGGTCGCTGGACCACCGCCGACGTGGGAGCCGACGCATGA
- a CDS encoding FAD/NAD(P)-dependent oxidoreductase — translation MHDRFDIAVVGAGPAGLAAATAAAAHGHRVALIDSQPAAGGQVWRQDIAYGYPAMARRSIDGALTTRGVTWLPETQVIAAEPGQLLLQDPRRGYLLPFRSLVVATGARELLLPFPGWTLPGVVGAGGLQALLKQGWALRGRRVLIAGSGPLLLAAAATAHRHGAIVLGIHEQAPAAAINAFARGLWRWPGKATQAAALRLSLRGVGYHTGSVVTAAVGEQALVAADIDDGHGTRHVACDVLAAGFGLVPDLALARQLGCATRVGDNEVHPRIVVDPYQRTSRDDTFAAGESCGIGGRDSACLEGEIAGLAAAGARVPDALLRRRDHARAFATHLQRHFTLSPRVRDLARDDTLVCRCEDVTLGAVRTHTDARSAKLATRCGMGACQGRICGAALAELGHGLRTDPRPPLFPARLSTLGEPDLSCSLPSP, via the coding sequence ATGCATGACCGCTTCGACATCGCCGTCGTGGGCGCGGGCCCGGCCGGACTGGCCGCGGCCACCGCCGCCGCCGCGCACGGACACCGCGTGGCCCTGATCGACAGTCAGCCCGCGGCTGGTGGACAGGTCTGGCGGCAGGACATCGCGTACGGCTACCCGGCCATGGCCCGGCGCAGCATCGACGGCGCGCTGACCACGCGCGGCGTGACCTGGCTGCCCGAGACGCAGGTGATCGCCGCGGAACCCGGCCAGTTACTGTTGCAGGACCCGCGGCGCGGTTACCTGCTGCCTTTCCGCTCGCTGGTGGTCGCCACCGGCGCCCGCGAACTGCTGCTGCCGTTTCCCGGCTGGACGCTGCCCGGCGTGGTCGGCGCCGGTGGTCTGCAGGCGCTGCTGAAACAGGGCTGGGCCCTGCGCGGACGGCGCGTGTTGATCGCCGGCAGCGGTCCACTGTTACTGGCCGCCGCCGCCACCGCGCACCGGCACGGCGCCATCGTACTGGGCATCCATGAGCAGGCACCGGCCGCCGCCATCAACGCGTTCGCCCGCGGGCTCTGGCGCTGGCCGGGCAAGGCCACGCAGGCCGCCGCGCTGCGCCTGTCGCTGCGCGGCGTGGGCTATCACACCGGTAGCGTGGTCACCGCCGCCGTAGGCGAGCAGGCGCTGGTGGCCGCCGATATCGACGACGGCCATGGCACGCGGCATGTCGCGTGCGACGTGCTGGCCGCCGGCTTCGGACTGGTGCCTGACCTGGCCCTCGCCCGACAACTCGGTTGTGCGACGCGCGTCGGCGATAACGAGGTGCATCCCCGGATCGTCGTCGACCCTTACCAGCGCACCAGCCGTGACGACACCTTCGCCGCCGGCGAAAGCTGCGGTATCGGCGGACGCGACAGCGCTTGCCTGGAGGGCGAGATCGCCGGGCTCGCCGCCGCCGGTGCCCGCGTGCCCGACGCGCTGCTACGCCGACGCGATCACGCCCGCGCGTTTGCCACACACCTGCAGCGGCATTTCACGTTGTCGCCGCGTGTGCGGGACCTGGCCCGCGACGACACCCTGGTCTGTCGCTGCGAGGACGTCACGCTGGGCGCCGTGCGCACGCATACCGACGCACGCAGCGCCAAACTCGCCACCCGCTGCGGCATGGGCGCGTGCCAGGGCCGCATCTGCGGCGCCGCGCTCGCCGAACTGGGCCATGGCCTGCGCACCGATCCGCGCCCCCCGCTCTTTCCCGCTCGCCTGTCCACCCTGGGCGAGCCGGACCTTTCCTGTTCCCTACCTTCACCTTGA
- a CDS encoding DUF885 domain-containing protein, whose translation MIRFPAARGVLLACLIAATAVPAQAAEAPTGPAKAFDALVAERWAYQLKESPELATTIGDYRYNDRWTDYSLAHVAVDGKATAAFLQRFEAVDVTKLDEQRRLSQAMAVRELKDRLEAIRLKNHEMPLDQLGGVQLQLPGFVPTIPFDSTQHYDHYLVRLKAIPRVIDQLIAASRQGMTDRLMQPRYLLEKVSVQARQIAEPAGAANVFGQPVDAMPASMSAKDKARLKQAILAAVDEQVRPAYRKLADFVANDYAPHGRMQEGIWSLPDGEARYRFAIHTQTTTDLDPQRIHQIGLDEVKRIEGEMTAISHQLGYADLPAFRAAIVKDPKRYATSREQILDLYRGYIAGMQPELPKLFGHLPTTALKVQAVEAYREKDAPGAEYHQGTPDGKRPGVVFVNTGDFAQRTLYTIEDTAYHEGVPGHHLQISIAQGLPLPPFRQQAAYNAYIEGWALYAEKLAREAGFYKDPYNDYGRLSGDLLRADRLVLDTGVHALHWTRQQMIDFFHAHPAEDEPSMQAETDRYIAWPGQALGYKLGQLKFLELRQRAEKALGPAFDIRAFHDQMLSGGAMPLELLDARTDAWIATVKAASTPH comes from the coding sequence ATGATTCGTTTCCCGGCCGCTCGCGGCGTGTTGCTCGCGTGCCTGATCGCCGCGACCGCTGTTCCCGCCCAGGCGGCCGAGGCGCCGACCGGTCCGGCCAAGGCATTCGATGCCCTGGTCGCCGAACGCTGGGCCTACCAGCTGAAGGAAAGCCCGGAGCTGGCCACCACCATCGGCGACTACCGTTACAACGACCGCTGGACGGATTATTCGCTGGCCCACGTGGCCGTGGACGGGAAGGCCACGGCGGCGTTCCTTCAGCGCTTCGAAGCGGTTGACGTCACGAAGCTGGACGAGCAGCGCCGCCTCAGCCAGGCCATGGCCGTGCGCGAGCTGAAGGACCGCCTGGAGGCGATCCGCCTGAAGAACCACGAGATGCCGCTGGACCAGCTGGGCGGCGTGCAGCTGCAGCTGCCCGGGTTCGTGCCGACCATCCCGTTCGATTCCACGCAGCACTACGACCACTACCTGGTGCGACTGAAGGCCATTCCCCGCGTTATCGACCAGCTGATCGCCGCGTCGCGGCAAGGCATGACGGACAGGCTGATGCAGCCGCGCTACCTGCTGGAAAAGGTGTCCGTGCAGGCACGGCAGATCGCCGAACCGGCCGGCGCGGCCAACGTGTTCGGCCAGCCGGTGGACGCTATGCCTGCCAGCATGTCGGCGAAGGACAAGGCACGGCTGAAGCAGGCCATCCTCGCGGCCGTGGACGAACAGGTGCGTCCCGCTTACCGGAAGCTGGCCGACTTCGTCGCCAACGATTACGCGCCGCACGGGCGCATGCAGGAAGGCATCTGGTCGCTGCCCGACGGCGAGGCGCGCTACCGCTTCGCCATCCACACGCAGACCACCACGGACCTGGACCCGCAGCGTATCCACCAGATCGGCCTGGACGAGGTCAAGCGCATCGAGGGCGAGATGACGGCCATCTCGCACCAGTTGGGCTATGCCGACCTGCCCGCGTTTCGCGCCGCGATCGTCAAGGACCCGAAACGCTACGCCACCTCGCGCGAGCAGATCCTGGACCTTTACCGCGGCTATATCGCCGGCATGCAGCCGGAGCTGCCGAAGCTGTTCGGCCACCTGCCGACCACGGCGCTGAAGGTGCAGGCGGTGGAGGCGTACCGTGAGAAGGATGCGCCCGGCGCCGAATACCACCAGGGCACGCCGGACGGCAAACGCCCCGGCGTGGTCTTCGTCAACACCGGCGACTTCGCCCAGCGCACGCTGTACACCATCGAGGACACCGCCTATCACGAGGGCGTGCCCGGGCATCACCTGCAGATCTCGATCGCGCAGGGCCTGCCGTTGCCGCCGTTCCGCCAGCAGGCCGCGTACAACGCCTATATCGAGGGGTGGGCGCTGTATGCCGAGAAGCTGGCCAGGGAAGCGGGCTTCTACAAGGATCCGTACAACGACTATGGCCGTCTCAGCGGCGATCTGCTGCGCGCCGATCGACTCGTGCTGGACACCGGCGTGCATGCGCTGCACTGGACACGCCAGCAGATGATCGACTTCTTCCATGCCCACCCGGCGGAAGACGAGCCCAGCATGCAGGCCGAGACCGATCGTTACATCGCGTGGCCAGGCCAGGCGCTGGGCTACAAGCTGGGCCAGCTGAAGTTCCTGGAACTGCGCCAGCGCGCGGAGAAAGCGCTGGGCCCCGCGTTCGACATCCGCGCGTTCCACGACCAGATGCTGTCCGGCGGCGCCATGCCGCTGGAACTGCTGGATGCGCGCACCGATGCCTGGATCGCCACCGTCAAGGCGGCATCCACCCCTCATTGA
- a CDS encoding FAD-dependent oxidoreductase — protein sequence MSTFDLIVIGAGIVGAACAERASAAGLSVAIVEPGAIGGGATAAAMGHLVAMDDDPAEFALSRYSLGLWDAFANLPGAEFSRCGTLWVASNDDELARIPDKLDRLLAAGVQAEPLDARALYEHEPALAPGLAGGLRIPNEAVVYPPAVARHLVDRALRAGAMLHRQTAASLYPQGVVLHDGSTLRGPVLVATGCALPQLLPTLPIRARKGHLVITDRYAGKVTHQLLELGYADSAHGADAASVAFNVQPRPTGQILIGSSREYDAADAGVSMAMVQRMLQRSFRFLPFLRDLSAVRIWTGFRPVSVDGLPYLGRVPGMTDTWVAAGHEGLGVTTSLGSAQLLIDRLLGRPTAIDASPYDPARVAR from the coding sequence GTGAGCACGTTCGACCTGATCGTGATCGGTGCCGGCATCGTCGGTGCCGCCTGTGCGGAACGCGCCAGCGCGGCCGGGCTAAGCGTCGCCATCGTGGAGCCCGGCGCGATCGGCGGCGGCGCCACCGCGGCGGCCATGGGACACCTGGTTGCCATGGACGACGATCCGGCCGAGTTCGCCCTGTCCCGCTATTCGCTGGGGTTGTGGGACGCCTTCGCCAACCTGCCGGGCGCGGAGTTCAGCCGCTGCGGCACCCTGTGGGTGGCCAGCAACGACGACGAACTGGCGCGCATCCCGGACAAGCTCGATCGCCTCCTCGCGGCCGGTGTGCAGGCCGAGCCGCTGGACGCCCGCGCGCTCTACGAACACGAGCCCGCCCTGGCGCCCGGCCTGGCCGGTGGCCTGCGCATTCCGAACGAAGCCGTGGTGTATCCGCCGGCGGTCGCGCGCCACCTGGTCGATCGTGCGCTGCGCGCGGGCGCCATGCTGCACCGGCAGACGGCCGCCAGTCTCTATCCGCAAGGGGTGGTGCTGCACGACGGCAGCACGCTGCGCGGCCCCGTCCTGGTCGCCACCGGGTGTGCCCTGCCACAGCTGCTGCCGACGCTACCCATCCGTGCCCGCAAGGGCCACCTGGTGATCACCGACCGCTATGCCGGCAAGGTAACCCACCAGCTGCTCGAACTGGGCTACGCGGACAGCGCCCACGGTGCGGATGCGGCCAGCGTGGCGTTCAACGTGCAGCCGCGCCCCACGGGCCAGATCCTGATCGGTTCGTCGCGCGAATACGATGCGGCCGACGCCGGCGTTTCCATGGCCATGGTGCAGCGCATGCTCCAGCGCAGTTTCCGTTTCCTGCCCTTCCTGCGCGACTTGTCGGCCGTGCGCATCTGGACCGGTTTCCGTCCGGTGAGCGTCGATGGCTTGCCCTACCTCGGCCGTGTTCCCGGCATGACCGACACATGGGTGGCCGCCGGGCACGAGGGCCTGGGCGTCACCACCTCGCTGGGCAGCGCGCAGCTGCTGATCGACCGGCTGCTCGGACGCCCCACGGCCATCGATGCCTCGCCCTACGATCCCGCGCGGGTGGCCCGATGA
- a CDS encoding AraC family transcriptional regulator, protein MKISADELEPLFDALPDVVFFVKDTEGRYTHANLTLVRRLGLKQRSEVIGRGVTELFPALMGGSYAAQDRRVLAGEVIENQLEVHIFSNRAPGWCLTCKRPVSSRGEIRGVIGISRDLGLPDGKHPTYERLRRVLGYMQEHYGEGVRIPALAELAGLSVAQLERHFRRVFQLTPQQVLTKLRIEAAMRLLGGDDNVASIGMACGFVDQSAFARQFKATVGMTPSEYRAVAALAAPARNTRGVTNSA, encoded by the coding sequence ATGAAGATTTCCGCCGATGAACTCGAGCCGTTGTTCGATGCGTTGCCCGATGTCGTGTTCTTCGTCAAGGACACCGAAGGCCGGTACACGCATGCCAACCTGACCCTGGTCCGCCGCCTCGGCCTGAAGCAGCGCAGCGAGGTGATCGGTCGCGGCGTCACCGAACTGTTTCCCGCGCTCATGGGTGGGTCTTACGCCGCACAGGATCGCCGGGTGCTCGCCGGCGAAGTGATCGAGAACCAGCTCGAGGTCCACATCTTCAGCAACCGGGCGCCTGGCTGGTGCCTCACCTGCAAGCGGCCGGTGTCCTCGCGCGGCGAGATTCGCGGCGTGATCGGTATCTCGCGCGATCTGGGCCTTCCCGACGGCAAGCATCCCACGTACGAGCGGCTGCGCCGCGTGCTCGGCTACATGCAGGAGCACTACGGCGAAGGCGTGCGAATTCCCGCGCTGGCCGAACTGGCCGGGTTGTCGGTCGCGCAGCTGGAGCGGCATTTCCGCCGGGTGTTCCAACTGACCCCGCAGCAGGTGCTGACCAAGTTGCGTATCGAGGCGGCCATGCGCCTGCTCGGCGGCGACGACAACGTGGCGTCCATCGGCATGGCCTGCGGCTTCGTGGACCAGAGCGCCTTCGCCCGGCAGTTCAAGGCCACCGTGGGCATGACCCCGAGCGAATACCGCGCCGTGGCGGCCCTGGCGGCACCGGCGCGCAACACGCGGGGCGTAACGAACTCCGCCTGA